A stretch of the Mesorhizobium sp. Pch-S genome encodes the following:
- a CDS encoding TIGR02281 family clan AA aspartic protease produces the protein MLRKLVILGVFAGGTAAIPSVFQSNPDLLNTFLGRGNDTPATAVNLPGSSGTAGQAAQQPLGRKVLIKADATGHFRSPFKINGRQVDALIDTGATLVALNTSTARRVGLSLSPSDFTQQVSTANGPVKVAVVRLSSLQVGKIALDNIDAVVIDDRALSTNLIGMSFLSRLGKYAVEDGELLMVQ, from the coding sequence ATGCTGCGTAAACTGGTCATTCTGGGTGTTTTTGCCGGCGGCACGGCGGCAATCCCCTCCGTTTTCCAATCGAACCCGGATCTCCTCAACACTTTCCTCGGCAGAGGCAACGACACGCCTGCCACGGCAGTGAACCTGCCCGGCAGTTCAGGCACGGCCGGACAGGCCGCTCAACAACCTCTCGGTCGCAAGGTGCTGATCAAGGCCGATGCGACCGGTCACTTCCGCTCGCCATTCAAGATCAACGGCAGGCAGGTTGATGCCCTCATCGATACGGGTGCAACGCTGGTGGCGCTGAACACGTCGACGGCGCGGCGCGTCGGGCTTTCGCTCAGCCCTTCGGATTTCACGCAACAGGTCTCGACGGCGAATGGCCCGGTCAAGGTAGCAGTGGTGCGGCTCTCCAGTCTGCAGGTCGGCAAGATCGCGCTGGACAACATCGACGCCGTCGTCATCGATGACAGGGCGCTCAGCACCAACCTGATCGGCATGAGCTTCCTGAGCCGCCTTGGTAAATATGCCGTCGAGGACGGCGAGTTGTTGATGGTGCAATGA
- a CDS encoding adenosine deaminase, which yields MVLKAELHCHIEGAAAPELVVRQARKYGKDPSPFIRDGSFVWHDFTSFLAAYDFSADLFRTEDDYALLAEHYLTSLARDGAIYSEVFTSPDHAVRAGLSPKAYTDALGEGMARARAKTGIEGRMIVSGVRHVGVEAIEKAARFAARCGHPLVTGFGVAGDERMGDFEDYVRAFEIAREAGLGITIHAGELMGWESVQAALDHIRPSRIGHGVRAVENPDLVRRIADEGVVLECCPGSNIALKVFDSFADHPFPTLKAAGCKVTLNSDDPPYFWTSLKREYDIAAEHFGMNDKTLTAVTRTAIDAAFVDKKTKAALIARLDKSSPR from the coding sequence ATGGTCTTGAAAGCCGAATTGCACTGCCACATCGAAGGAGCGGCAGCCCCTGAACTCGTTGTGCGGCAGGCACGGAAGTACGGCAAGGACCCATCTCCCTTCATCCGTGACGGCTCCTTCGTCTGGCACGATTTCACGTCCTTCCTCGCAGCTTACGACTTTTCGGCCGATCTTTTCCGCACGGAAGACGACTATGCGCTGCTGGCCGAGCACTACCTGACCAGCCTGGCACGCGACGGCGCCATCTATTCGGAAGTGTTCACCTCTCCCGACCATGCCGTGCGCGCCGGCCTGTCGCCCAAGGCCTATACCGACGCGCTGGGCGAGGGCATGGCACGCGCCAGGGCCAAGACCGGCATCGAAGGGCGCATGATCGTCAGCGGGGTGCGCCATGTCGGCGTCGAGGCGATCGAAAAGGCTGCCCGTTTCGCCGCCAGATGCGGACACCCGCTGGTCACTGGCTTCGGTGTTGCCGGCGACGAGCGCATGGGTGATTTCGAGGATTATGTCCGCGCCTTCGAGATCGCCCGCGAAGCAGGTCTCGGCATCACAATCCATGCTGGCGAACTGATGGGCTGGGAAAGCGTGCAGGCCGCGCTCGACCATATCCGTCCATCGCGCATCGGCCACGGCGTCCGTGCCGTCGAAAACCCGGACCTCGTGCGCCGCATTGCAGATGAGGGCGTAGTGCTGGAATGCTGCCCCGGATCCAACATCGCGCTGAAGGTGTTCGACAGCTTTGCCGACCATCCCTTCCCGACGCTGAAGGCAGCCGGCTGCAAGGTGACGCTGAATTCCGACGACCCACCCTATTTCTGGACGTCGCTGAAACGCGAATACGACATCGCGGCCGAGCACTTCGGGATGAACGACAAGACACTGACGGCGGTGACCCGTACAGCGATCGATGCGGCTTTCGTCGACAAGAAGACCAAAGCCGCCCTCATCGCGCGACTGGACAAGAGCAGCCCGCGCTGA
- the upp gene encoding uracil phosphoribosyltransferase, protein MKGVTVVDHPLVQHKLTIMRNKETSTASFRRLLREISLLLGYEVTRNLELTKTTIETPMETMEAPTLEGKKLVFASVLRAGNGLLEGLLDLVPAARVAHIGLYRDHETLEAVEYFFKAPSDLADRLIIVVDPMLATANSAIAAIDKLKERGATNILFLCLLAAPEGIERFTTAHPDVPVYTASIDRELNEKGYILPGLGDAGDRMFGTK, encoded by the coding sequence ATGAAGGGCGTAACCGTCGTCGATCATCCGCTTGTCCAGCACAAGCTGACCATCATGCGCAACAAGGAGACGTCGACGGCGTCGTTCCGGCGGCTGCTGCGCGAGATTTCGCTTCTGCTCGGTTACGAGGTGACGCGCAACCTGGAGCTCACCAAGACCACCATCGAGACCCCGATGGAGACGATGGAGGCCCCTACCCTCGAAGGCAAGAAGCTGGTCTTCGCCTCGGTGCTTCGCGCCGGCAACGGTCTGCTGGAAGGCCTGCTCGATCTGGTGCCTGCCGCCCGCGTCGCTCACATCGGCCTGTATCGCGATCACGAAACGCTGGAAGCGGTCGAATATTTCTTCAAGGCCCCGAGCGACCTCGCCGACCGTCTGATCATCGTGGTGGACCCGATGCTGGCCACCGCCAACTCGGCCATCGCGGCGATCGACAAGCTGAAGGAACGCGGTGCGACCAACATCCTTTTCCTGTGCCTGCTTGCCGCCCCCGAAGGCATCGAACGCTTTACCACCGCCCATCCCGATGTGCCGGTCTACACAGCCTCTATCGACCGCGAGCTGAATGAGAAGGGGTACATCCTGCCGGGGCTTGGTGACGCCGGCGATCGCATGTTCGGCACGAAATAG